ACGGGCCCGAAGGCGACGAGCCCGAGGGCGCCGGAGTCGGTGTCGGATTCGAGGCCGACGGATCCCGCGTCGACGGGGACGACCCCGAGCCGCCCGAACCGCCCGGGGGAGTGGACGTCGTAGTCCCGTCCGACGACCCGCCGGAGCTCCCCCCGGCCACGCTCAGCGTCACGTACTCGCCGAACCGCAGTTCCGTCCCGGCCGGCGGATCCGACGCCGTCACCCGGGCACCGTCCGGCGGCAGCCCGCCGCCCTCGAACGCGACGGCCAGCCCCTTGCCGGCCAGCTCCCGGCTCGCCTGCCCGAAAGTGGCCCCCGCGAGGTCGGGCACCGCGCGGCGCTCGCGTGTGTCGAAGGCGGTGTCCTTCTCGCCGGTGGTGCCGACGGGACGGGTGATGCCCCGGTCCGGCTCATGGACGTCGACGAGGGCGAGCCGCTCCACTTTCCGCGTAGCGGGCCGCACGGCCACCACGGAGGATTTCTCGTAGCCCTTCCACTCCTCGTTCCGGTCGTCGAACTCGACCCTTATCCGGTTCGTGTCACCGTCGAACGGCCGCAGTGGATTTCCGCACGAGCACTTCACCGCGGGAAGTCCCTGCTCGTCGACGAGAATCGCGATTCCCGTCTGGAGCAGCGCGTTGAAGGGGGTCGCCTTTCCCTTTTTGTAGTCGTGGTTCTTCACGAGCGTGTCGTGACGCAGGAGAACCGGAGTGAGCCGATCGAGATATCCGGGAATCTCGGCCGTGGTGATGGAGAGCGCGGTCGCCCACGCCTGCGCTTTGCGGCCATTGGCGGGATCGGTGAGAAACTCCTTGAGCCGTACGACATCACAGACCGTCGGCTGCTCGGATCCCCCGTACAGACCGGGTGTGTCCCCCTGTTGGAGACCACCGGGTGCTTGCTGCGCCGTGACCTGCTCGTCGTCCCGCCCGAGCCCCTGATTCTCGTCGAAGAAAGGGGCCGGCGAGGGAACTCCCGCGGCCACGGCCTTCACCAGGAACAGCGGTGTGCCCCGATCGCACGCACCGAGCGCCAGAACGAGGACCAAAAGGACGGTGATCCTCCGAATCGCCGCTGTTCCGGACCTGTGTACGAAAACACGAAACGCCATCACCGCTCCCCCTTGCGGTTCCCCCGACGCGCTTCATGCTACTGAAAGGCGAAGCCTTTCGGTTTCGTCAGTTTCCGCGTGCGTTCAATGAGGCCAAATAGGCGTTGTACGCCTCGAGTTCCTTGTCGCCGTCGCGGTCGGCGGCCCGGTCCTTGCGCTTGGCCTGCCGCTGCTCGGAGCCGTACCACTGGAACAGCAGCGCGATCAGCACCAGCACGGACGGAACCTCACTGAACGCCCAGGCGATGCCGCCGGCCGCGTTCTGGTCGGAGAGCGCGTCGATGGCGAGGGAGCCGGGCGGGTTCTTGAACGTCTCGACCATCGGCTCGGACGCCATCATCAACGCGATGCCGAAGAACGCGTGGAACGGCATTCCCGCGAACAGCTCCAGCATCCGCATCAGATACCCGGGCCGGTGCGGACCGGGATCCACGCCGATGATCGGCCAGAAGAACACCACGCCGACGGCGAGGAAGTGGATCATCATCGCGATGTGCCCCGTCTTCGAGCCCATCAGGAAGTCGAAGATCGGCGTGAAGTACAGCGCGTAAAGGCTGGCGATGAACAGCGGAATGGTGAACGCCGGGTGCGTGATGATCCGCATGTACCGGCTGTGCAGCAGCGCCAGCAGCCATTCCCGCGGCCCCTTGCGGCCCCGCCCGGCGGGCGGCATCGCGCGCAGCGCCAGCGTGATGGGCGCACCGAGCAGAATCAGGATCGGCGACAGCATGCTGATCACCATGTGCTGCACCATGTGCACGCTGAACATGACCATTCCGTAGTCATTCAGCCCGGTGCACATCACGAGCATCACGGACAGCACTCCGGCGACATAGGAAATGGTCCGCCACACCGACCATGCGTCCCCACGCCGCCGCAGTCGCACGACCCCCCACGCGTAAAGCGCGAGCCCCACAAGACAGGCGACCAGAAAGAACGGGTCAGCGGACCAGGAAAGCCCCCGCCCCAGCGTGAACGGCGGCAGATCCATCATCATGCCGTGCCCGCCGTGATCCATCCTGCGGCTCCTGTTTCGTGGGGGTTGTGCGCCGTCTGTCCCCCACAGACTAGAACTGCCCCCGGCCGACCCAACGACCGGGGGCAGCTACAGCACGCCCCTTACAGCACGCACTCAGCCTCTTCGTACCGATCCTCCGGCACCGTCTTCAACGTCTCCACGGCCTCGGCCAACGGCACCATCACGATGTCCGTCCCCTGGAGCGCCGTCATGTGCCCGAACTCCCCCCGGTGCACGGCCTCCACCGCGTGCCACCCGAACCGGGTCGCCAGCACCCGGTCGTACGCCGTGGGCGTCCCGCCGCGCTGCACATGCCCGAGAATGACCGGCCGTGCTTCCTTGCCGAGCCGCTCCTCCAGCTCGATCGACAGCTGGCGGGCGATCCCGGCGAACCGCTCGTGGCCGTAGATGTCCTTGCCGCCCTCGTCGAACGCCATGCTCCCGGGCCGGGGCTTGGCCCCCTCCGCCGCGACGACGATCGCGAACCGCTTGCCCGCCTGGAACCGCTCGCCGACGACGCGGGTCAACTCGTCGATGTCGAAGGGCCGCTCCGGCACGACGACGGCGTGCGCGCCGGCCGCCATGCCGGAGTGCAGTGCGATCCAGCCGGTGTGCCGCCCCATGACCTCGACCACCAGCACGCGCTGGTGGGACTCGGCGGTGGTCTTGAGCCGGTCCAGAGCCTCGGTCGCCACGGTCACCGCCGTGTCGAAGCCGAAGGTGACGTCGGTGACGGCGATGTCGTTGTCGATGGTCTTGGGCACGCCCACCACGGGCAGGCCGCTGTCCGACATCAGGCGGGCCGCCTTGAGCGTGCCCTCACCGCCGATCGGGATGATCGCGTCGAGGCCGAGCTCCTCGACATGGCCCTTGGCCCGCTCCACACCGTCCCGCAGATGGGACGGCTGGACCCGGGAGGAACCGAGAATCGTGCCGCCGCGGGCGAGGATGCCGCCCACCGCGTCGAGGTCGAGCTTGAGGTAGTCGCACTCCAGGAGGCCCTTCCAGCCGTCCCGGAAGCCGATGACCTCGTCGCCGTGGTCGACGACGGCACGGTGCACGACGGACCGGATGACGGCGTTCAGGCCGGGGCAGTCGCCGCCGGACGTGAGGACACCAATGCGCATAGCCCGAAAAACCTTCTCAACGTGGGCCGGGACCGGACCACGCTGTCCGGCTCGAATCCCCGCCACCCTAGCGGCATCAGGGGGCGGGGCCGAACCGTGCGTCCGCCTGCTGGACGACCCCGCTCACCTGTGCGGACGTGCCGTCAGACGGGCTGTCGAGCGACCCGGTTCAGGCGGGCTGCTGCGCGGACGCGATGCGCTCGTTGCGCAGCGCCTCGTACCACCGGTCGTCGGTCGGCGGCAGCGCGTTCACATCGAGCGCCAGCTTCAGCAGCAGGTCCGCGATCAGCGGGTTTCGGGCGAGCACGGGGCCGTGCATGTACGTACCGAAGACGGTCTCGTTGTACGCGCCCTCCGTGCCGTCCCCCGTGCCGTTGCCGTTGCCGAGGCGGACCTGGGCGAAGGGGCGGGCGGTCGGGCCGAGGTGGGTGACGCCCTGGTGGTTCTCGAAGCCGGTCAGCGGAGGCAGGCCGAGGCGCGGGTCGATGTCGCCGAGCACGTCGCCGACGCACCGCGCGCCCTCGCCGCGCACGGACACGACGTCGATCAGCCCGAGGCCGGGCTCGCGCTGACCGAGGTCGTTGATGAACTCGTGGCCGAGGATCTGGTAGCCGGCGCAGACGGAGAACACGATGGCGCCGTTCTCCACGGCCCGGGTCAGACCGCCGTCCCGGCGCAGCCGCTCGGCCGCCAGTCGCTGCGGGCGGTCCTCACCGCCGCCGATCAGATAGATGTCGCCGGATGTCGGGATCGGCTGGTCGCTGCGCACGTCGAGGCGGGCCACGTCGAGGCCGCGCTGACGGGCACGGCGCTCCACGACGAGGACGTTGCCCTGGTCGCCGTAGGTGCTGAGCAGGTCCGGGTAGATCCAGACGACCCGCAGTTGGTTGTCGCTCACTTAAGTCCCCTGAAGTCTCGTGCTCAGTTGCCGACCCGGCGGCGCAGGTCCTGGAACGCGGTGTAGTTGGCGATGACCTCGATCCGGCCCGGCGGGCACTTCTGCACCGCCTGGTCGAGGTTCTCGCACACCTGGAACTGCTGGTTCGCGACCTCCAGGCGCACCGCGAGGTCGAGCCTGCGGTCGCCGATGACGCAGATCGGGTGCCCGGTCAGCCGCGTGTAGTCGACGTCCCACAGCCAGGAGGTGTCGGTGCCGTCGGCGCCGCGCGCGTTGACGGAGAGGATCACCGGGGTCGGCGGCGGGTCGATGAGGGAGAACGTCTCCAGCCAGCCGGCCGGGTTCTTGGCCAGCAGCAGCCGCAGGTCCCGCCCCTCGAACTGCACGACGTCATAGCGGCCTGCGACGGCCTGCACCTGGTACATGCGCTCCAGGGCGACCTGCGGCGGCACCCCGAACACGGCGGCGACGGCGGCCGAGGAGGTGGCGTTGGCCTTGTTGGCGCGCCCCGGCAGCTGGAGGTGGATCGGCCAGGCCGAGCCGTGCGGGTCCAGGACATGGTCGCCGGACAGTGCCCAGCTGGGCGTCGGACGACGGAAGCCGCACTCGCCGCAGAACCAGTCGTCGCCCGGCCGCTGCATCACACCGCCGCAGGACGGGCACGACCAGGCGTCGTCCTTCCACATCTGCCCGGCGGCGACCCAGATCACATTGGGGGACGACGACGCGGCCCACACGACCAGCGGGTCGTCCGCGTTGGCCACGATCACGGCCTTCGAACCCGTCAGCCCCTCGCGCCAGTTCTCGGCGAGCATCCGGGTCTCGGCGGCCCGGTCCAGCTGGTCGCGCGAGAGGTTGAGCAGCGCGATGCACTTGGGGTCCGTGTCCCGGGCGACGCCGGCGAGGTACTTCTCGTCGACCTCGATGACGCCGTAGCGGGCTTCCGAGCCGCCGGCGAGCGCCGAGGTGATGCCCGCGGGCATGTTGGCGCCCAGCGCGTTCGAGACGACCGGCCCGGCGGCCCGCAGGGCCTCCGCGATCAGCCGGGTCGTGGTGGTCTTGCCGTTGGTCGCCGACACCAGGACCACGTCCAGGTTCTGAGCGAGCCTGGCGAGGAGGTCGGGGTCGAGTTTGAGCGCCACCCGGCCGCCGATCACCGAACCGCTGCCGCGCCCTGCGGCGCGCGATGCCGCCGCGACCGCCTTGCCCGCGGTCACGGCGATCTTGGCCCGCGGCGTGAGCGGGTCCGAGTTGCCTGCCATCAGTTCTCGATCCTCCTTGCGTACGCGCCGCGCTTCTGCCCTACGGCAACGTGGTGGTGGTCAGCCTATCGAGATCCATTCGCACTCCCGAATCGCCGTACCCTTGCGGCCATGCGCAACGCCTCCATTCCGGGCACTCACGGACGTGTTCGGCCCCTGACCCTGCTCGGAAAGCCCGTTCTGCACACCCCTTGCGAGGAGGTCACCGACTTCGGTCCGGAACTGGCGAGGCTCGTGGACGACTTGTTCGCCACGATGTACGCCGCGCAGGGCGTGGGCCTCGCCGCCAACCAGGTGGGGGAGTCGCTGCGGGTCTTCGTCTACGACTGTCCCGACGACGAGGACGTACGACACCTCGGTCATGTGGTGAACCCCCGGCTGGTGGAGGCGGACGGTGTGGTGATCCGCGGCCCCGAGGGCTGCCTGTCCCTGCCGGGCCTGGAGGCCGGGACGGAACGGTACGACCACGCGGTGGTCGAGGGTTTCACGATGACCGGGGAGCCGGTGACGATCCACGGGACGGGTTTCTTCGCGCGCTGCCTGCAGCACGAGTGCGACCACTTGGAGGGGAAGGTGTACGCGGACCGCGTCGGCGGATGGCGCCACCGCCGCCTCATGCGCCAGGTGGCCCGGGCTGCTTGGCGCCGGTGACCGTGGTGCCGTCAGGGGCGCAGGGAACTGCGCGACCAGCCCCCACGGACCCGCAGCCGGAACGCAGGGTTCAGAACCCCGGACCGCCGATCCTGTCCCCCGCCGCGGCGAGCCGTCCCCACAACAGGTCGGCCAGGCTCCGGACCAACTCCGTCCGGGAGCAGGGCCGTTCCCCCAGCCACCAGTCCCCGGCGGCGTGCATCATGCCGACTATCCCGTGCCCCCACACCCGGGCCAGCTGCTGGCTGCCCGGCCCGAGGTCCAGCCGCTCCTCGATGACGGTCGCCAGCTCCTCGCCCATCGTGCGCAGGAGCGGCATCGAGTGCTTGCCGACGTCGAATCCCTGATCCGCCGTCTGACCGCCCTCGGTCGGATGCATCAGGAACCGGTACACCTGGGGCCGGGCCTCGATCGCGGCGAGGTAGGTGTCCAGCGTCGCCTCGACCCGCTCGCGGCGATCCGCGGGAGCGTCCAGCGCGGCCCGCAGCGAGTCCAGCAGCGCGTCCGTGTGCCGCTTGGCCAACGCGGCGTAGAGTCCGCTCTTGTCGCCGAAGTGCCGATAAAGAATCGGCTTCGTAATACCGGCCTCGGCCGCGATCGCGTTCATCGAGGCCTGGGGACCGTCGCGCAGCACCACCCTGTCGGCAGCCTCCAGCAGCTCGCGCCGACGGCGGTCGGCGGACCGTTGCTGGTCGGTCCGCTGTGTGGTGTCCATGAGCTCTCCCCACCCGTGCTTATTCGCTGACGCCTGCGCAAACTAACACTCAACCTGCCACAACCATCGAACGGGCTGACGATCCGGCGTCGCGAGTTGACTTTACCTACTGGCAAGTAACAAACTAGGGTTACCGCAAGTAACAAGCATGCGCCAAGCCATGCACGTACGCCGCTGGAGGGGACATGGCCGAGTTCACCATGGAGCTCAACGACGAACAGAAGGAGGTCCGGGACTGGCTGCACGGTTTCGCTGCCGATGTGATCCGCCCCGCGGCCGCCGAATGGGACGAGCGTGAGGAGACTCCCTGGCCGGTCATCCAGGAAGCCGCGAAGGTCGGCATCTACTCACTCGACTTCTACGCCCAGCAGTACTTCGACCAGACGGGCCTCGGCATCCCGATGGCCATGGAGGAACTGTTCTGGGGCGATGCCGGCATCGCACTGTCGATCGTCGGCACCGGTCTCGCCGCCGTAGGCGTCCTCGCCAACGGCACCGAGGAGCAGATCGGCACCTGGGTGCCCCAGATGTACGGCGACGCCAACGACGTCAAGCTCGCCGCCTTCTGCTCCTCCGAGCCCGACGCCGGCTCCGACGTGGCCTCGATGCGCACGCGTGCCGTCTACGACGAGGCCAAGGACGAGTGGGTGATCAACGGCACGAAGACCTGGGCGACCAACGGCGGCATCGCCAACGTCCACGTGGTCGTCGCGGTCGTCGACGCCGAGCTCGGCTCCAAGGGCCACGCGTCCTTCATCGTGCCGCCGAACACGCCGGGCCTCTCCCAGGGCCAGAAGTTCAAGAAGCACGGCATCCGGGCCTCGCACACCGCCGAGGTCATCCTGGACAACGTGCGTGTGTCGGGCTCCTGCCTGCTGGGCGGCAAGGCGAAGCTGGACGAGCGCCTGGCGCGGGCCCGCGAGCGGGCCAAGGCCGGCGGCGAGCGGGTGAAGAACGCGGCGATGGCCACGTTCGAGGCCTCCCGGCCGGCCGTCGGCGCGATGGCGGTCGGCACCGCCCGTGCCGCGTACGAGGTAGCCCTCGACTACGCGATGACGCGCGAGCAGTTCGGGCGCCCGATCATCGACAACCAGGGTGTGGCCTTCCAGCTGGCGGAGATGCGGACGCAGATCGACGCGGCGCGGCTGCTGGTGTGGCGGGCGTCCTGGATGGCGATCAACGGCAAGCCGTTCACGGCGGCCGAGGGGTCGATGTCGAAGCTGTTCGCGAGCGAGACGTCCAAGAAGGTTACCGCTCAGGCCATACAGATCCTGGGCGGCAACGGCTACACGCGGGAGTACCCCGTGGAGCGGATGCACCGCGACAGCGCGATCTACACGATCTTCGAAGGGACGAGCGAGATCCAGCGGCTGGTGATCGCCCGCACGTTGTCGGGTATGCCGATTCGGTAAGCGCCGTAGGGGTTCTGCGCGATGCGGTCCGCGGGTGAGTCGTGACCGGTCGCGCGGTTCCGCGCGCCCCTCGGGGCGTGGACCGCAGCCGAGTCGATGGAGGATGTCGATGACGGACAACCCGCTTGTGCCGCTGATCGCCCGGGGAGAGGCCGATCTCGGCACCCTTGGCGCGCTCGCGCTCGAACAGAGCCGGGTGATCCCGGCAGACCGTCTCGCCTTCCTCCATCTGGCCCAACGGGCCACGCCCGACGCTCCCGAGTCCGCCGCCTTCTTCACCTTCCTCGCCGAGGGCGAGGTGCTTGCGGGGGAGCGCCTCGGGGCTTTCGCGGCGGCGTGCGGTGTGACGGAGGCGCAGTCGGCCGCCTACGAACCCCTCCCGGGCTGCCAGGGATACCCCGCGTACGTGGCCTGGCTGGCCCTGAACGCCGCGCCGGCCGAGGCCGTGTTCGCGCTGACGGCCAACTTCGCGGCCTGGGGCGGCTACTGCGCGACGATCGCCGAGGCCCTGCGTACCCGCTACGGCTTCGAGGACGAGGCCTGCGCCTTCTTCGACTTCTTCGCGGAACCGTCCCCGGAACTGGACCGGCTGGCACGTGCGGCGCTGGAGGCAGGTGGACCGAACGAGCCGCGGGCCAACCGGTACGCGCGCTTGCTCCAGTCCTACGAGGACCAGTTCTGGTCGACGCTGAGCGCACTCACCCCTACGGCGTAGTCCCACTGCTGTGGGCGATGCACGCCACGTCGATCCGGTCGGCGAGCTTGGCCAGCTCGATGGTCAGCGCGGCCACCGTGTCCTCGTCGAGCCCCTCCTCCCCGGCCTCGACAAGGTGCAGCCACCGACCACCCACCGTACGCAGCAGCTTGCTCACATCGGCGGCAGCAACCTGCAAGGTCCCCCGGTCGTCGACGATCAGCGGCAGAGTAACTTCGCGATTCACACCCGGGATCGTAGCTGCGCGGCGCTCACGCACCCTGCCAAACCGTAGTGATGTTGCAGAACTCGCGGATTCCGTGCCCGGACAGCTCACGGCCGAATCCGGACCGCTTCACTCCGCCGAACGGGAACGCCGGATGGGACGCCGTCATCCCATTGACGTACACGCTCCCGGCCTCAAGGTCGCGTACGAACCGGTCGACCTCGGCCTCGTCACGGGTCCACACGTTCGAACTCAGTCCGAAGGGCGAGTCGTTCGCGATCAGCACGGCCTCGTCCAGGTCGCTCGCCCGGTACAGCGTGGCGACCGGGCCGAACGCCTCCTCGCGGTGGATCCGCATCTCGCGGGTGATGTCGGCGAGGACGGTGGGCGGGTAGTACCAGCCCGGGAGCTCGGGGCGGCGCAGCCGGTGGCCGCCGCACAGCACGGTCGCCCCGCTGCGCTCGGCGTCGTCGACCAGTTCCTCCAGGTCCGTGCGTCCCTGCTCGCTGGAGAGCGGGCCGACGTCCGTCTCGTCCAGCATCGGGTCGCCGACCACCAGCGCCTTCATGCCCTCGACGAAGCGGTCGGCGAAGGCGTCGTAGACGTCCGTGTGCACGATGAAGCGCTTGGCGGCGATGCAGGACTGCCCGTTGTTCTGCACCCGCGCGGTCACCGCGATCTGCGCGGCGCGGTCGATGTCGGCGGACGGCATGACGACGTAGGGGTCGCTGCCGCCCAGCTCCAGCACCGTCTTCTTGATCATCTCCCCGGCGGTGGAGGCGACCGCGCGGCCCGCGGGCTCGCTGCCGGTCAGCGTCGCGGCCTTCACGCGCTCGTCGCGCAGGATGTCGTCGACCTGGCCGGCGCCGATCAGCAGGGTCTGGAAGCAGCCCTCGGTGTAGCCCGCGCGGTGGAACAGGTCCTCGATGTAGAGGGCGGTCTGGGGGACGTTCGAGGAGTGCTTCAGCAGACCGACGTTGCCCGCCATCAGCGCCGGCGCCGCGAAGCGCATCACCTGCCACAGCGGGAAGTTCCACGGCATGACCGCGAGGACCGGACCGAGCGGGCGGTAGCGCACCCGTACCCGTGAGGCGCCCGAGTCCTTCACGTCGGAGTCGGCCGGTTCCTCGTCGGCGAGCAGGCCCTCGGCGCGTTCGGCGTACCAGCGCATGGCCTTGGCGCACTTCGCGGCCTCCGCGCGGGCCTGCTTGATGGGCTTGCCCATCTCGGTGGTCATGACCCGGGCGATGTCCTCCTGATCGGCGTCCAGGAGATTCGCGGCCTGGATCAGCAGGCGGCCCCGGTCTACGAAGGTCGTGGTCCGGTACGTGCGGAACGTGGCCTCGGCGAGCTGGAGCCTGCGCTCGATCTCCTCCTCGCCCATGGCCTCGTACGTCTTGAGCGTCTCGCCGTTCGCCGGGTTGACCGTCGCGATGGGCATGACCGACCTCCTGGGAGCGGGCTGTTGCTTCGACCTTCCCGCGCCGCGGTGGCTACCGCAACGCGTGTGGGGCCGCTCAGGCCGAGTGCTCCGTCAGACGGTCGAGAAACGCGGCCTGGGCCTTGACGACGACCTCGCGCGCCCGGTCGACGGGCAGCCAGCGCACCCGGTCCAGCTCGGGGAACTCCTGGGTACGGCCCGAGCGCGGCGGCCACTCCATCCGGAAGGTGCCGGGGACGACCGTCGCCGGGTCGAGGTCGGCCTCGATCGCCCAGACCGTGACGATCTTGCCGCCCGTCTGCCTGACCTCGCCGAGCGCCACGGCCTCTCCGTCCGGCGGCGGCAGCCCCAGTTCCTCCTGGAACTCGCGGCGGGCCGCGTCCCAGGCGGGCTCGTCGGGCTCGTACTCGCCCTTGGGTACCGTCCAGGCCCCCGCGTCGCGCTTGGCGAAGAACGGGCCGCCCATATGGCCGAGCAGCACCTCCAGGCCGCCGGCGGTGCGGCGGAAGAGCAGCAGGCCGGCGCTGTGCTTCACGGCCGCACCTCCGGGTGGGCGGCGAGCAGGGTCTCCACCGTGTCGGCCTCCTCCGGCCGCTTGTCCTCGCGGTAGCGGACCACGCGGGCGAAGCGCAGGGTTACGCCGGCCGGGTAGCGGGTGGAGCGCTGCAGACCGTCGTAGGCGATCTCGACGACGAGTTCCGGGCGTACGGTCACCACCCAGTCGTCGCTGCGGACGGCGAGCTCCTGGAGCCGCTCGGTCTGCCAGGCCAGCATCGCGTCGGTCATGCCCTTGAAGGTCTTGCCGAGCATGGCGAAGCCGCCGTCCGCCGTGCGCGCCCCCAGGTGCAGATTGGAGAGCTTGCCGGTCCTGCGGCCGTGGCCCCATTCGGCGGCCAGCACCACCAGGTCGAGGGTGTGCACGGGCTTGACCTTCAGCCAGGAGGCGCCGCGCCGGCCCGCGCTGTAGGGGGCGTCGAGTGCCTTGACGACCACGCCCTCGTGGCCGCGCTCCAGGGTCTCGGCGAGGAAGCCCTCGGCCCGCGTGAGGTCCTCGGGGCCGGACACCAGCGCGCGGCGTACCCGCATCGGCTCGGGGACCAGGCGGGCCAGCTCCGCGTGGCGCTCGGTGAACGGCAGGTCGAGCAGGTCGTGGCCGTCGACGGACAGGGCGTCGAAGAAGACGGGGGAGACGGGGACCTGCGCGGCCGCCGTCGCCACGTCCGCGCGGGAGCCGACGCGGCCGGCGGTCTCCTGGAAGGAGCGGGGGCGGCCGGTGTCGTCGAAGGCGATGACCTCGCCGTCCAGGATGAAGCTCTCGCCCCTCAACTCCAGTGCGGCTGAGGTCACTTCGGGCAGGCGGTCGGTGATGTCGTCGAGGGTGCGGGTGTAGAGCCGTACCGAGTCGCCGTCGCGGTGGACCTGGACGCGGATGCCGTCCAGCTTCTCCTCGACCGCGCACGCGCCGAGCTTGTCGACCGCCTCCGACACCGCGGAGGCGGTGTGCGCCAGCATCGGCAGCACCGGGCGGCCGACGGTGAGCCGGAACCGCTCCAGCGCCCCGGGCCCGTCCGCGAGCAGTGCCCGAGCCACGTCCTGGAGGGAACCGGCGAGCATCACGGCCCGCCGCACGTCCGCCGGCGGTGCCTCCGTCGCCCGGGCGAGGCCCTCCACGGCCACGGCGTCCAGGGCGCCCTGCCGTACCTCGCCGGTGATCAGCCCGAACAGGAAGCGCTGCTCGTCCTCGGTCGCGGCGCCCATCAACTCACCCACCAGCCGGGCTCTTTCGGCCTGCGAGCCGGTGCCGGAGACCTTGCCGAGTTCGGTGAGCCGGGCGTCCACCTCACGGACGGTGAGGGTCGGCTCGGCGGCCGGCGGGACCGGGCGGCTCAGCACCTTCCAGCCGATGCCGAGCCGGCCCTGCGGGAGGCGGCCCGCCAGATACGGGATGACGATCGGTACGTCGTCCGCCTCGGCGTCCCGGAAGAGCTCCGCGAGCAGAGCGATCTTCCGGGAGCGCGCCGAGGTCGCGGCGACCTCCTGGGACACACGGGCCAGCCGGGTCAGCAGCATGCAGCCATGGTGCGTCGCGCTCCGCTGAATTACACGCCGACGAACGGGTCGCTTTTCGGCTGCGGGCGCGTCGTGGCTTGTCGCGCAGTTCCCCGCGCCCCTTACAGGGGCGCGTCCAGGTCCGTCATCAGCAGCTCTCCGTTGATGAAGGCGCCCGCCCGGTAGCCGCCCGATGCCGCGTTGACGACCTGCTCCGCGAAGCCCATCGCGTTGCCGGCCGCCCAGACGCCCGGTACGGAGGTCAGGCCCGTCGGGTCGACCACCGGGTAGGAGCCGAAGGGGGTCTCCTGGAACTCGGCGCCGAGCTTCTCCAGGAGGCCGGTCTGCGGTACCGCGCGGGGTGCCGTGAAGACGACCTCGCGCGCGTGCACCGTGCCGTCCGCGAGCCGCACCCCCTTCAGCCGGTCGTCCTCGATCACCAGCTCGGCCACCTCGCCGGGGACCACCTTCACGCCGGCCGCAGCGAGCCTGCGCAGGTCGTCGTCCGAGAGGTCGGACTCGGCGACCTCGTGCAGGAAGAAGGTCACGTCCTTCGACCACTGGGACACCATGAGCGCCTGGTGCACGCTCAGCGGGGTGGTCGCGAGCACACCGAAGGCCCGGTCGCGGACCTCCCAGCCGTGGCAGTACGGGCAGTGCAGCACGTCGTTGCCGAAGCGTTCGGCGACGCCGGGGACATCGGGCAGCTCGTCCCTGAGGCCGGTGGCGACGACCAGGCGCCGGGCCCGGACGCTGCGGCCGCTCGCGAGCACCACCGTGAAGTCGCCGTCCCGGGTGACGTCGACCGCGCGGTCCCGGACCAGCTCGACGCCGTACCGTGCGATCTCCTCACGCCCCACCGCCAGGAACTCCCCGGGCGACATGCCGTCGCGGGACAGATAGCCCTGCATATGGGCGGCGGGCGCGTTGCGTGGCTCGCCGGCGTCGACGACCAGGGTCCGGCGTCGGGCGCGGCCCAGGACCAGGGCGGCGGACAGGCCGGCAGCGCCGCCTCCGACGACTACGACCTCGTAACTCTCGGTGTGCTTCTCGGTCATGGTGACCACCTCCACCACGACAGTCGCCCCGCCGCGCGGGATTGACAAATCAACTTGCCGATTCTGCAATACAGGGATGAGTACCGACGACGTTCTCGCCGAAGTGGGGCCCAGGCTCAGGAGGCTGCGCAAGGACCGGGACGTTACCCTCGCGGCGCTGTCCGAGACGACCGGCATCTCCGTGAGCACCCTGTCCCGGCTGGAGTCGGGCCTGCGCAAGCCCAGTCTGGAGCTGCTG
The DNA window shown above is from Streptomyces chartreusis and carries:
- a CDS encoding PASTA domain-containing protein, yielding MVLVLALGACDRGTPLFLVKAVAAGVPSPAPFFDENQGLGRDDEQVTAQQAPGGLQQGDTPGLYGGSEQPTVCDVVRLKEFLTDPANGRKAQAWATALSITTAEIPGYLDRLTPVLLRHDTLVKNHDYKKGKATPFNALLQTGIAILVDEQGLPAVKCSCGNPLRPFDGDTNRIRVEFDDRNEEWKGYEKSSVVAVRPATRKVERLALVDVHEPDRGITRPVGTTGEKDTAFDTRERRAVPDLAGATFGQASRELAGKGLAVAFEGGGLPPDGARVTASDPPAGTELRFGEYVTLSVAGGSSGGSSDGTTTSTPPGGSGGSGSSPSTRDPSASNPTPTPAPSGSSPSGPSSGSGSPGPSGSGPSGSGPSSSAPGPTSGPPSSGTSSTAPPPSDPPTSSSPPATTKSPTTSSAPPPPPPSSSPPTQPTSSPPTVTSSAPPPVTGGPTASRPETTSGPVASRPGAGAPATGRVGTGALSPATPASTFA
- a CDS encoding type 1 glutamine amidotransferase; this encodes MSDNQLRVVWIYPDLLSTYGDQGNVLVVERRARQRGLDVARLDVRSDQPIPTSGDIYLIGGGEDRPQRLAAERLRRDGGLTRAVENGAIVFSVCAGYQILGHEFINDLGQREPGLGLIDVVSVRGEGARCVGDVLGDIDPRLGLPPLTGFENHQGVTHLGPTARPFAQVRLGNGNGTGDGTEGAYNETVFGTYMHGPVLARNPLIADLLLKLALDVNALPPTDDRWYEALRNERIASAQQPA
- a CDS encoding MurT ligase domain-containing protein, translated to MAGNSDPLTPRAKIAVTAGKAVAAASRAAGRGSGSVIGGRVALKLDPDLLARLAQNLDVVLVSATNGKTTTTRLIAEALRAAGPVVSNALGANMPAGITSALAGGSEARYGVIEVDEKYLAGVARDTDPKCIALLNLSRDQLDRAAETRMLAENWREGLTGSKAVIVANADDPLVVWAASSSPNVIWVAAGQMWKDDAWSCPSCGGVMQRPGDDWFCGECGFRRPTPSWALSGDHVLDPHGSAWPIHLQLPGRANKANATSSAAVAAVFGVPPQVALERMYQVQAVAGRYDVVQFEGRDLRLLLAKNPAGWLETFSLIDPPPTPVILSVNARGADGTDTSWLWDVDYTRLTGHPICVIGDRRLDLAVRLEVANQQFQVCENLDQAVQKCPPGRIEVIANYTAFQDLRRRVGN
- a CDS encoding cytochrome c oxidase assembly protein; translated protein: MDHGGHGMMMDLPPFTLGRGLSWSADPFFLVACLVGLALYAWGVVRLRRRGDAWSVWRTISYVAGVLSVMLVMCTGLNDYGMVMFSVHMVQHMVISMLSPILILLGAPITLALRAMPPAGRGRKGPREWLLALLHSRYMRIITHPAFTIPLFIASLYALYFTPIFDFLMGSKTGHIAMMIHFLAVGVVFFWPIIGVDPGPHRPGYLMRMLELFAGMPFHAFFGIALMMASEPMVETFKNPPGSLAIDALSDQNAAGGIAWAFSEVPSVLVLIALLFQWYGSEQRQAKRKDRAADRDGDKELEAYNAYLASLNARGN
- a CDS encoding 6-phosphofructokinase; translated protein: MRIGVLTSGGDCPGLNAVIRSVVHRAVVDHGDEVIGFRDGWKGLLECDYLKLDLDAVGGILARGGTILGSSRVQPSHLRDGVERAKGHVEELGLDAIIPIGGEGTLKAARLMSDSGLPVVGVPKTIDNDIAVTDVTFGFDTAVTVATEALDRLKTTAESHQRVLVVEVMGRHTGWIALHSGMAAGAHAVVVPERPFDIDELTRVVGERFQAGKRFAIVVAAEGAKPRPGSMAFDEGGKDIYGHERFAGIARQLSIELEERLGKEARPVILGHVQRGGTPTAYDRVLATRFGWHAVEAVHRGEFGHMTALQGTDIVMVPLAEAVETLKTVPEDRYEEAECVL